The following proteins are co-located in the Pedobacter sp. FW305-3-2-15-E-R2A2 genome:
- a CDS encoding S8 family serine peptidase: MDSVILKRGNSTISLEKSEDAIGLRTKSISDLKAVLPTMDEGMSWVDTSKVLAGFHIINIKGPKDIDFTLDQLREHEMINVGSHVYHTPQSRIPYIPTGKITLRFDPAVTEAEKQLVIDSFHLQVVESRIKEREGTENEETFIVSVTPQSPNPLKVALELQHMKNITLAEPDLSTPGKLAQFDPPADPLFKEQWHLQNKGLQFGSSLGLKAGADARVVQAWEIMGSFGNPECVIAIIDDGFDLGHPDLSGPGKIVAPWDFQTKTADPTPKYMTQYEGDYHGTACAGIAVGSHNDVGIVGVAPDCRLMPIRWGGNINDDAIEDWFFHAMRNGAWIINSSWCASAANYVLSTRQLEAIEECANKGRNGLGCVIVFAAGNSNTDVNDPQKETVNGFAIHPNVISVAACTSRDERSAYSNYGKEITVCAPSDGQGGRGLLTADVRGKFTFQGVEYFAGNDVGDYFRGFGGTSGAAPLVSGVCGLILSLNPKLTARAVKEILKETARKIGEPADFDNGHSVHFGYGCVNAEEAINFIFKSIQP; encoded by the coding sequence ATGGATAGTGTCATCTTAAAGCGTGGAAATTCTACGATATCGCTTGAAAAAAGTGAGGACGCTATCGGACTGAGAACGAAGAGTATCAGCGATCTGAAGGCGGTGCTTCCAACGATGGACGAAGGGATGAGCTGGGTGGATACCAGCAAGGTATTGGCAGGATTCCATATTATCAATATTAAAGGTCCGAAGGATATAGATTTCACATTAGACCAATTGCGGGAACATGAGATGATCAATGTCGGTTCACATGTCTATCATACGCCACAGAGCCGCATTCCATACATCCCGACCGGAAAGATTACCCTCAGGTTTGATCCCGCTGTCACTGAAGCGGAGAAACAACTTGTTATCGACAGCTTCCACCTTCAGGTAGTGGAATCCAGGATAAAAGAAAGGGAAGGAACCGAAAATGAGGAAACGTTTATCGTTTCGGTAACGCCACAATCTCCCAATCCCTTAAAAGTGGCGCTCGAGCTGCAGCATATGAAAAACATAACGCTGGCTGAACCTGACCTTTCTACACCAGGTAAGCTCGCGCAATTCGATCCACCCGCAGATCCGCTTTTTAAGGAACAATGGCATCTTCAGAATAAAGGTTTACAGTTTGGGAGCAGTTTAGGGCTTAAAGCAGGGGCAGATGCGCGTGTCGTACAGGCATGGGAGATCATGGGATCTTTTGGAAACCCGGAGTGTGTGATCGCAATCATTGACGATGGTTTTGACCTGGGGCATCCCGATCTGAGCGGCCCGGGGAAAATTGTGGCACCCTGGGATTTTCAGACGAAGACTGCCGATCCGACACCAAAGTATATGACACAATATGAGGGGGATTATCATGGTACGGCATGTGCCGGCATTGCCGTTGGCAGTCATAATGATGTTGGAATCGTAGGAGTGGCTCCTGATTGCAGGTTAATGCCGATCAGGTGGGGCGGAAATATCAATGATGATGCGATCGAAGATTGGTTTTTTCATGCCATGAGAAATGGCGCCTGGATTATTAACAGCAGCTGGTGTGCATCCGCGGCTAACTATGTGCTTTCCACAAGGCAGTTAGAGGCTATAGAAGAATGTGCAAATAAAGGGCGCAACGGTTTGGGTTGTGTAATTGTATTTGCCGCAGGGAATTCAAATACGGATGTCAATGATCCACAAAAGGAAACCGTCAATGGTTTTGCAATACATCCGAATGTCATATCCGTTGCGGCCTGTACGAGCCGTGATGAACGGTCAGCTTATTCCAATTATGGGAAGGAGATCACCGTATGTGCCCCTAGTGATGGTCAGGGAGGAAGAGGGCTGCTGACAGCTGATGTAAGGGGTAAATTTACTTTTCAGGGTGTTGAATATTTTGCAGGAAATGATGTCGGAGATTATTTCAGGGGCTTTGGAGGAACTTCAGGTGCTGCGCCATTGGTATCTGGTGTATGTGGGTTAATATTATCCTTAAATCCCAAACTGACTGCCAGAGCCGTGAAGGAGATCTTAAAGGAAACCGCAAGAAAAATCGGAGAGCCGGCCGATTTTGACAATGGTCATTCTGTCCATTTCGGTTATGGCTGTGTAAACGCTGAAGAAGCAATTAATTTCATATTTAAATCAATACAACCATGA